A genomic segment from Montipora foliosa isolate CH-2021 chromosome 9, ASM3666993v2, whole genome shotgun sequence encodes:
- the LOC137971277 gene encoding cysteine and glycine-rich protein 1-like: MPPKYGGGNSCKKCGKSVFFNEEKKDSEGGFWHKQCFTCTKCKKGLDSTNLCINSGLIYCKTCYGGEFGPKGYGYGGGAGALTRTQ, translated from the exons ATGCCTCCAAAGTACGGCGGGGGCAACAGTTGCAAGAAATGCGGCAAAAGCGTGTTTTTCaatgaagaaaagaaagactCCGAAGGTGGCTTCTGGCACAAACAGTGCTTCACTTGCACCAAGTGCAAAAAGGGCCTTGACAGCACCAACCTCTGCATTAACAGCG gTTTGATCTACTGCAAGACATGCTATGGAGGGGAGTTTGGACCCAAAGGCTACGGATATGGAGGAGGGGCAGGAGCCCTTActcgaacacagtag